In Pseudomonas campi, the sequence TAGCCGACGATCGGGTCGCCGGGGATCGGCGTGCAGCACTTGGCGTAGCTCAGCACCAGGCCTTCGGTGCCGCGGATGGCCAGCGGGCCTTCGGCGCTCGGCAACTGATCGTTGCCTTCGCTGAGCAGGCGGCGGGCCACCACGTAGGCCATGCGGTTGCCCAGGCCGATGTCTTCCAGCAGGTCTTCGATGATTTCCAGGCGGTATTCGCCGAGCACCGCCTGTACCCGCTCGGCCGGTACCTTTTCCAGGTGGCTGGCAAAGCTGGTGAGCACCTTGTTCAGCAGGCGCTCGCCGAGGTTGATCGACTCCGAACGGCGCTGCAGCTTGAGGGCATGACGGATGTGCGTGCGGGCCTTGCCGGTGACCACGAAGTTGAGCCAGGCCGGGTTTGGTCGGGCACCGGGCGCGGTGACGATCTCCACCGTCGAGCCGCTTTCCAGGGCCTGCGACAGCGGCGCCAGGCGGCGGTTGATGCGGCAGGCGATGCAGCTGTTGCCGACGTCGGTGTGCACCGCGTAGGCGAAGTCGACCGCGGTGGAGCCTTTTGGCAGCTCCATGATGCGGCCCTTGGGCGTGAACACGTAGACCTCGTCCGGGAACAGGTCGATCTTCACGCTCTCGATAAATTCCAGCGAGTTGCCGGCGCGCTGCTGCAGTTCGAGGATGCCCTTGACCCACTGGCGGGCGCGGGCGTGGCTGCCCTTGGGCTGCTCGTCCTCGCTGGATTTGTACAGCCAGTGGGCGGCGATGCCGTTGTTGGCCAGCTCTTCCATCTCGCGGGTGCGGATCTGGATCTCGATCGGTACGCCGTGCATGCCGAACAGCGTGGTGTGCAGCGACTGGTAGCCGTTGGCCTTGGGGATCGCGATGTAGTCCTTGAAGCGGCCGGGCAGGGGTTTGTACAGGTTGTGCACGGCGCCGAGCACGCGGTAGCAGGTGTCGACCTTGTCGACGATGATGCGGAAGGCGTAGACGTCCATGATCTCGTTGAACGCCCGGCGCTTGCCACGCATCTTCTGGTAGATGCTGTAGAGGTGCTTCTCGCGGCCGATCACCACGCCCTGCATGCCTTCGCGTTCGAGGCAGTGGGTGATCGATTCCTCGATCTTGTTGACGATTTCCTTGCGGTTGCCGCGGGCGCGCTTGACCGCGGTGCGGATGCGCTCGGAGCGCATCGGGTGCATTGCCTTGAAGCCGAGGTCCTCGAATTCCACGCGCATGCTGTGCATGCCCAGGCGGTTGGCGATGGGTGCGTAGATTTCCAGGGTTTCCTTGGCGATGCGCCGGCGTTTCTCGCCGGACAGCACTTCCAGGGTGCGCATGTTGTGCAGGCGGTCGGCCAGCTTGACCAGGATCACGCGGATGTCGCGGGCCATGGCCATGGCCATCTTCTGGAAGTTCTCGGCCTGGGCCTCGGCCTTGGTCTCGAAGTTCATCTGGGTCAGTTTGCTGACCCCGTCGACCAGCTCGGAAACGGTCTCGCCGAACTGCGCGGTGAGCGCTTCCTTGGCGATGCCGGTGTCCTCGATCACGTCGTGCAGCATCGCGGCCATCAGGCTCTGATGGTCCATGTGCATGTCGGCGAGGATATTGGCGACGGCGAGCGGGTGGGTGACGTAGGCCTCGCCGCTGCGGCGGCGCTGACCGTCATGGGCCTGCTCGGCGTAGAAATAGGCGCGGCGGACCAGGTTGACCTGGTCCGGGCCGAGGTAGGTCGAAAGGCGTTCGGCGAGTGAGTCTATGCTCGGCAAGGTGGCACCCCCTGCCGCATGGGCTGACTGCGAGTCGCGCGACTTCGACCTGGCATAGGCTTACAGAGGCTCGTTGGCCTCGTCCTCGAGGGCAGCGAAGAAGGGTTCTTCTTCGACCAGGTCGTCCTGGGCGATCACGTCGTAGTCGACCAGGCCGGCGGCGATTTCGCGCAGGGCCACTACGGTCGGCTTGTCGTTTTCCCAAGCCACTTTCGGCTCTTTGCCGCCGGTGGCCAGCTGACGCGAGCGCTTGGTGGCGAGCATGACCAGCTCGAAGCGGTTATCAACGTTGTCCAGGCAATCTTCGACGGTGACGCGGGCCATGGTGTTCCTCGTAGCAAATAAAGAGCTGGGCCCGGATGGGCGAGCGGACTGAATAGTCTAAAAAATCACCAGCGTTAAGGGAAGCACTGATTTCCCACTCAGACCAGCAGTTCGCTGAGCAGGCCGGCGTGGCGCTGCTGCTGGACCTGCTGGAGCAACTGATTGGCGCGGAAGATCGCCTTCAGGTCGGTCAGCGCGTGGGCGAAGTCGTCGTTGATCAGGATGTAGTCGTATTCGACATAGTGGCTCATCTCGCTGACCGCCTCATGCATGCGCCGCTCGATGATCTCGCCGCTGTCCTGGCCGCGGTTGGTCAGGCGATGGCGCAGGGCCTCCTGGGTTGGCGGCAGGATGAAGATGGATTTCGACTGCGGCATCAGCCGGCGCACCTGCTGGGCGCCCTGCCAGTCGATCTCGAGAATCAGGTCGTAGCCATCGGCGAGGGTCTGCTCGACCCACTTCTGCGAGGTGCCGTAGAGGTTGTCGAAGACCTGGGCGTGCTCGAGGAAGTCGCTGTGCTCGAGCATGGCGGTGAACTGTTCGCGGCTGACGAAGTGGTAGTTGACCCCGTCCACCTCGCCCGGGCGCATGGCACGGGTGGTGTGCGAGACAGAGACGCGGATCTGCGCCTCGCTGTCGACCAGTGCCTTGACCAGGCTGGTCTTGCCGGCGCCGGAGGGCGCGGAAATGATGTAGAGGGTGCCGGTGGTGACGGTCATGGAAGCATCCTGAAAAGCGTTTATGCGAAGCCTAGGCGACTTATTCGATGTTCTGTACCTGTTCGCGCATCTGCTCGATCAGGACTTTCAAGTTCACTGCAGCCTGGGTGCTGCGCGGGTCGAAGGCCTTGGAACCGAGGGTGTTGGCCTCGCGGTTGAGTTCCTGCATGAGGAAGTCCAGGCGCCGACCGGCGGCGCCGCCGGCCTTGAGCACGCGGCGCACTTCGCTGACGTGGGTGGTCAGGCGATCCAGTTCTTCGGCCACGTCGCTCTTCTGCGCCAGCAGCACCAGCTCCTGCTCCAGGCGCTGCGGGTCCAGCTCGGCCTGCATCTCGGCAAAGCGCGTTTCGATTTTCTGCCGCTGGTTGGCCAGCATCTGTGGCACCAGCTCGCGCAGGGCGACGACTTCGCCGCTCATGGCGTCCAGGCGCTCGTTGAGCAGTTTGGCCAGCTCGGCGCCTTCGCGGCCGCGGCCGTTCTTCAGCTCGGCCAGGGCCTGGTTGAACAGGTCCAGAGCGGCGGCATTCAGTGCTTGCGGGTCGGCCGCATCGGCCACCAACACGCCGGGCCAGGCCAGCACTTCCAGGGGGTTGAGCGGTGCCGGCTGTTTGATCAGGGCGGCCACTTCCTCGGCGGCGCTGATCAGTTGCTGGGCGCGCTGGCTGTCGACCTGCAGGCGCTTGCCGGTATTTTCCTCGGCGAAGCGCAGGGTGCATTCCACCTTGCCACGCGACAGGCCCTGGCGCAGGGCGTCACGCACCGCGCCTTCGAGGTCGCGGAAGGCATCCGGCAGGCGCAGGTGCGGTTCCAGGTAGCGGTGATTGACCGAGCGCAGTTCCCAGCTCAGGGTGCCGTGGGCGCCGGCCCCTTCGACGCGGGCGAAGGCGGTCATGCTGTGCACCATGGGAATACCTCTAGGATCGGGAACAAGGGCGCGGGATTGTAACGCAGTGCGACCGCCGGCCCAATCGGGCGTGTCGCATGGCCGGTGGCGGCCCTATAATGCCGGCAGATCCCCGCTCCTTATCAGGTATTAGCAGATGAAACGTCCCAGTGGCCGTGCCCCTTCCCAGTTGCGCAACGTACGCATCACCCGCAACTACACCAAGCATGCCGAGGGCTCGGTACTGGTCGAGTTCGGCGACACCAAGGTCATCTGCACCGCCAGCGTCGAATCCGGCGTGCCGCGCTTCCTCAAGGGTCAGGGTCAGGGCTGGTTGACTGCCGAATACGGCATGCTGCCGCGCGCCACTGGCGATCGCAATCAGCGCGAGGCCAGCCGTGGCAAGCAGGGCGGGCGTACCCTGGAAATCCAGCGCCTGATCGGCCGCTCGCTGCGCGCCGCGCTGGACATGAGCAAGCTGGGCGAGAACACCATCTATATCGACTGCGATGTGATCCAGGCCGACGGCGGTACCCGTACCGCTTCCATCACCGGTGCCATGGTCGCCCTGGTCGATGCGTTGAAGCTGCTGAAGAAGCGCGGCGCGCTGAAGGGCGAGCCGCTCAAGCAGATGATCGCCGCAGTTTCCGTGGGTATCTACCAGGGGGAGCCGGTGCTCGACCTGGACTACCTGGAAGACTCCGCCGCCGAAACCGACCTCAACGTGGTGATGACCAGCGCAGGTGGCTTCATCGAAGTGCAGGGCACCGCCGAAGGCGCGCCCTTCCAGCCGGAAGAGCTGAATGCCATGCTGGCCCTGGCCCAACAGGGCATGCGCGAGCTGTTCGAGTTGCAGCAGGCGGCACTGGCCGACTGATTCCTTCCCCCACGGAGAGCGATATGGACGAGCAGAACCTCACCCCGATACCGAGCCAGGAAGTTCGCCAATGGGCGATGTTCTGCCATCTGGCGGCTCTCGCCGGCCTGGTGTTCCCATTCGGCAATCTGCTGGGGCCGCTGATCGTCTGGCAGCTCAAGCGTGAGCTGGATCCGTTCATCGACGAGCAGGGCAAGGAGGCGCTGAACTTCCAGATCACGGTCTCCATTGCCATGCTGGTGTGCATGCTGCTGATGGTGGTGGTGATCGGCTTCCTGCTGCTGCCGCTGATCTGTCTGGCGGCGTTGGTGCTGGCCATCATCGGCGGGATCAAGGCCAACGAAGGCAAGGCTTACCGCTATCCGCTGTGCTGGCGCCTGGTCAAATAGACTGGTGTGCTGTGCCGGCTCCGCTCGGGGCCGGTTGTTTCATTCCCCCCTCTGTTAAGTAAGGAAACCTGACGTGGCTGGAGCCAACCTGTTAACCCTGCTCGATGATATTGCCAGCGTGCTGGACGATGTGTCGGTGATGACCAAGGTGGCGGTGAAGAAGACCGCCGGCGTGCTTGGCGATGACCTGGCACTGAATGCCCAGCAGGTCACCGGGGTCAAGGCCGACCGCGAGTTGCCGGTGGTCTGGGCGGTGGCCAAGGGCTCGCTGATCAACAAGCTGATCCTGGTGCCCGCGGCCCTGCTGATCAGTGCTTTCGCGCCCTGGGCGGTGACGCCGCTGTTGATGCTCGGTGGTGCTTTCCTGTGCTTCGAGGGTTTCGAGAAGCTGGCGCACAAGTTCCTGCACAGTCAGGCGGAAGACGCCAGTCACCACGCCGAGCATGTGCAGGCCCTGGCCGACCCGGCGGTGGATATGCAGGCCTTCGAGAAGGACAAGATCAAGGGCGCGGTGCGTACCGACTTCATTCTCTCGGCGGAAATCATTGCCATCACTCTGGGGGTGGTGGCCAGCCAGCCCTTCGTGCAGCAGGTCACGGTGCTGTCCGGTATCGCCCTGCTGATGACCGTGGGTGTCTATGGCCTGGTCGCCGGTATCGTCAAGCTGGACGATGCCGGGTTGTACCTCAGTCAGCGCGCCAGTGCGGCGCTGCAGGCCTGCGGTCGCGGCATCCTGTGGCTGGCGCCGTGGCTAATGAAGCTGTTGTCGGTGGTGGGCACAGCGGCCATGTTCATGGTCGGCGGCGGCATCCTTACCCATGGCATTCCCGGTGCCCATGAGCTGATTCATCACTGGGTCGAGGCGGTTGCGGGGATTGCGGCTATCGGTGGGGTATTGGCCGTGCTCACGCCCACCCTGATCGATGCGCTGTTCGGTGTGGTGGTGGGTGCCCTGGTGCTGGGTGTGGTCACTGTGACCGGCAAGGCCTGGGGCGCGCTGCGTGGCGGTGCTACCGGCTAGGGCGTGGAGCTGGCTGCTTAGACGCTAAGCAGCCAGTCGTAATCGACGATCAGCGGCGCGTGCTGAGAGAAGCGCGGTTGGCGCGGCAGCTTGGCGTTGCGCACGGAGCGGCGCATGCCCGGAGTCAGCAGCTGGTAGTCGAAGCGCCAGCCGAGGTTGAGCATGTCCGCCTGTTCGCTGTCCGGCCACCAGCTGTACTGCTCGCCTTCGCGGCTGACTTCGCGCAGCGCATCGACATAGCCCATGGTGCCGATCACTTCATCCAGCCAGGCCCGTTCCGGGGCGAGGAAGCCGGGCACCTGCTGGCAATCGCGCCAGTTCTTCACGTCGAGTTTCTGGTGGGCGACATACAGCGAGCCGCAGTAAATGTACTCGCGGCGCTTGCGGCGTTGCTTGTCCAGGTAGCTGGTGAAGTCGTCGATAAACTTGAACTTCTGGTTGAGACTCTCGTCGCCACCCTGGCCGGACGGCAGCAGTACGGTGGCGATGCTGACCTTGTCGAAATCCGCCTGCAGGTAGCGCCCGTAGCGATCCGCCATCTCGAAACCGAGACCGTGGATAACCGCTTTCGGTTGCAGACGTGAATACAGTGCCACGCCGCCCTGCTCGGGAATTTCACCATCGGCGGCGTAGAGAAAGTAACCATCCAGCTGGAAAGCCGGATCGTCCAGTTCGACGGAGGAGGCGCGGGTATCCTGCAGGCAGATCACGTCGGCATTCTGGGCTTGCAGCCAGCTGAGCAAACCGCGCTCGACCGCCCCCTGAATGCCATTCACGTTGACACTGATGATCCGCATAAATAGCCCCCAAAAACACCTGCGTGTATGATACCTGAGCTCATTCCTAATTAGCCAAATTCATAGCTATAACCGTGTCGTTCGGGGCTTTTCATGCAGGCGTACCAGCGCGAGTTCATCCGTTTTGCCATCGAACGCGGCGTGCTGCGTTTCGGTGAGTTCACCCTCAAATCCGGGCGTACCAGTCCTTACTTCTTCAATGCCGGCCTGTTCAGCAGTGGCCTGGCGCTGGCCAAGCTGGGACGCTTCTATGCCTCGGCGCTGGTCGACAGCGGCATCGACTTCGATGTGCTGTTCGGTCCTGCCTACAAGGGCATCCCGCTGGCGGCCGCGACTGCAGTAGCCTTGGCCGAGCAGCATGATCGCGACCTGCCCTGGTGCTTCAATCGCAAGGAAGCCAAGGATCACGGCGAGGGCGGCACCCTGGTCGGCGCACCGCTCAGTGGGCGGGTAATGATTGTCGACGATGTGATCACGGCCGGTACGGCGATCCGCGAAGTGATGCAGATTATCCAGGCCCAGGGCGCTCAGGCCGCTGGCGTGCTGATTGCGCTGAACCGCCAGGAACGTGGCCAGGGCGAGCTGTCGGCAATCCAGGAAGTCGAGCGCGATTACGGCATGCCGGTGGTCAGCATTGTCTCGCTGGAGCAGGTGCTCGACTATCTGGCGGGTGATGCTGAACTGAAGAAGCACCTGCCCGCCGTAGAGGCCTATCGCGCGCAATACGGAATTTAGCCTCAAAACAACTACAACAAGGGTCTGTCATGCTCAAACCCGCGGTGCTGTGCTGGACGTTGTGCTGGGCTCTTTGGTCGTCGCTGGTTGCGGCCACGGAAATGTATCGCTACGTCGACGAGCGTGGCGTGACCGTGATCGATCGCCTCGGCGTGCCGCCCGAGCATGTGGCCAGGGGTTATGAGGTGCTCAACGAGCAGGGGCGGGTGATCAAGGTCGTGCCGCCGGCTCCGAGTGCCGAAGAGCGCCAGCGTCTGGCGGAGGAGAAGGCCAAGGCGTCCTCCGATGCGCAGTTACTGCGCATCTACTCCGAAGTCGGCGACGTCGATCGCGCCCGTGATCGCAAGTTGGCCGAGCTGGACGGCGCGATCAGTGTGGCGCAGAGCAACCTGCAATCCCTGCGTACCCAGCAGGGCAGCCTGCAGGCCAAAGCAGCCGAATTCGAACGAGCTGGTCGTCAGGTTCCCGAGCATCTGCTGGTGCAGATCGAGAACCTGAAGATCGAGCAGGCCGGTGTGGAGAAGGACATTAGTCGCTACCGGGAAACCCGGCTCAGCGAAGAGGCGGCGTTTGCCGCCGACCGCGCGCGTCTGCTGGAGCTGCGCGGGCGCTGAAGGGGTAGGCAGCCGGCAGGTGCCGGCCGCGCTACAGCCTCTTAGCGGTGGTGCTTGCGGTTGCTGATCAGGGTGCCGACGCCGCTGTCGGTGAAAATTTCCAACAGTACCGCGTTAGGCACCCGGCCATCGATGATGTGTGCGCTGGTCACGCCGCCTTGCACGGCTTCCAGGGCGCAGCGGATCTTCGGCAGCATGCCGCCGTAGATGGTGCCGTCGGCGATCAGGCTGTCCACCTGTTCAGTGGTCAGACCGGTCAGCACCTCACCCTGCTTGTCCAGCAGGCCGGCGATGTTGGTCAGCAGCATCAGTTTCTCGGCTTTCAGCGCTTCAGCCACCTTGCCGGCGACCAGGTCGGCGTTGATGTTGTACGACTCGCCGTCGGCGCCGACGCCAATCGGCGCGATCACCGGGATGAAATCGCCCTTCACCAGCATGTTGAGCAGGTCAGTGTTGACCCCGACCACTTCGCCGACATGGCCGATGTCGATGATCTCCGGCTGGGTCATTTCCGGCGTTTTGCGGGTGACCTGCAGCTTCTTGGCGCGGATCAGCTCGGCGTCCTTGCCGGTCAGGCCGATGGCACTGCCGCCATGACGGTTGATCAGGTTGACGATGCTCTTGTTGACCTGGCCGCCGAGGACCATTTCCACCACGTCCATGGTGGCGGTGTCGGTAACGCGCATGCCGTCGATGAAGTGGCTCTCGATCGACAGGCGCTTGAGCAGGTCGCCGATCTGCGGGCCGCCGCCGTGGACGACCACCGGATTGATACCCACCGCCTTCATCAGCACGATGTCACGGGCGAAGCCTTCCTTGAGTTCTTCGCTTTCCATGGCGTTGCCGCCGTACTTGATCACCAGCGTCTTGCCGACGAAGCGACGGATATAGGGCAGCGCTTCGGACAGGACCTTGGCGACGTTGGTGGCGGCATCACGTTCGAGGGTCATTGCAGACGGGGCTCCGGGGTAGATCAGAAAGGCAGGTTGAGTTCAGGGGCGACGGTGTAGAGCTGGGCGCGGAACACTTCCTTGATCCGTTCCAGTTCTTCCTGGGTTTCCGCTTCGAAGCGCAAGACCAGCACCGGCGTGGTGTTGGAGGCGCGTACCAGGCCCCAGCCCTTCTGGTAATCGACGCGCACGCCGTCCAGGGTGGTCAGGTTGGCATCGCCCCACACGCCATCGCGCTGCAGGCGATCGATCAGGCGGAACTTGTTTTCGTCGGTGACGGTGATGTTGATCTCCGGGGTGGAGATATCCGCCGGGAAGGCTGCAAACACCTGTTCCGAATTGCGTTTTTCCTGGCTGAGGATTTCCAGCAGGCGCGCGGCACTGTAGATGCCGTCGTCGAAGCCGAACCAGCGCTCCTTGAAGAAAATGTGCCCGCTCATCTCGCCGGCCAGCAGGGCGCCGGTTTCCTTCATCTTCTTCTTGATCAGCGAGTGGCCGGTCTTCCACATCACCGGGCGACCGCCGTAGCCGCTGATCAGCGCGCCCAGGCGACGGGTGCATTTGACGTCATAGATGATGTCGGCGCCGGGGTTGCGCGACACCACGTCCTTGGAGAACAGCATCATCAGACGGTCCGGGAAGACCATGTTGCCGGCGTTAGTCACCACGCCGACGCGGTCGCCGTCGCCGTCGAAGGCCAGGCCCAGGTCGGCGCCTTCGGCTTTGACCCGGGCGATCAGGTCGACCAGGTTTTCCGGCTTGCCCGGATCCGGGTGGTGGTTGGGGAAGTTGCCGTCGACCTCGCAGAACAGCGGGATCACGGTGCAGCCCAGCGCTTCGATCAGCTGGGGGGCGATGACCCCGGCCACGCCGTTACCGCAGTCGACCACCACCTTCATCGGCTTGGCCAGGGCGATATCGTCGCGGATCTGCCTGAAGTAGCGATCGAGGATATCGAGCTGCTCGATGGTGCCTACGCCGCTGGCCAGATCGTTGCTGTCGATACGGGTTTTCAGCGCCTGGATCTGCTCGTTGGCCTGGGTGTCGCCGGCGATGACGATCTTGAAGCCGTTGTAGTCCGGCGGGTTGTGGCTGCCGGTGAGCATGACCCCGGACTTGCCTTCCAGCACGTTAGTGGCGAAATACAGCACCGGCGTTGGCACCATGCCGATATCGGTGACCTGGCAGCCGCAGTCGAGCAGACCCTGGATCAATTGTTGGACCAGCTCTGGGCCCGACAGGCGGCCGTCACGGCCCACGGCGACGCAGGGCTCGCCCTTGGCCAGGCTTTCCGAGCCGATGGCGCGACCGATCCAGTAGGCGGCTTCGCTGGTCAGGGTGTCGCCGACCACGCCACGGATGTCGTAGGCGCGGAAGATGCTGGCGGGCAGTTTCGGTGGGGTTTGTCGGGCGCTTGCCACAGGTGTTTGCTCCAGTCCCAGGAGATCCTGGTCTTCGTCGAGAATGTCGATATCGAGAATATCGGTGTCTTGAAACAGCGGGTCGGCCAGTGCTGCGGGCTTGCTCGCCGTCTCTGCTTTGGCGGTGCTGGCACCGCCGGCCTCCGCAGAGGCGCTTTCCTGCTTGCGGCGCGGCATGCGCGCCAGGGTCTGGGCCAGGCTGTCGAGGGCCGGCAGGCTGAGGCTGAAGGCCTTGACCGACTTGCCGCTGGAGAGTTCCTGGATCATCTGGCCCAGTTGTCGTACGTCACTGCGCAGACGGCCATGCAGCTGGTTCTGCACCAAAAACAAACCGAGCAGCGCGCCACCCGCCGCCAGCAGCAGGGCGAGGCCGAGCAGCACGGGCGACAGCGCGGGTGCCTGCAGATTGGACCCAGGCGTGAAGCTGAGTTTCCAGTTCGGGTTGCCGGTATCGAACAGCTTGGCGACACCTGCCCCAGGCTCGCCACGCTCGCTGAGGATCTGCTCGGCAGTGCTGCCGAATTGCTGGCTCAGCTGCACCTGGCCAATTCCGGCGGGCACGGCGGGTAGGGTGTTGAGCAGGCGCTCGAGGTCGACCACCAGCAACAATGTGCCCGGCGATCGGCCGCCATCGCTGCCAGCCATTGCCGCCGCGCTATACACCAGCCAGCGTTCGCCGACTTTATAGGCTTCCGGCGCAGGGGCCTGGCCACTTTCCAGGCGACGCAGCAGGTCGAGGGCGGCGAAGTTCATCGGCCCGCTGCGACCGACATCCAGCGAGGCACGGCCTGTGGCGTTGAGGTGAACGTCGACCACCCCCTGCCAGTGCTGCTGGCTGCGTTCGGCGGCGCCAATGATGCTTTTGTCGGCACTTTGCAGGGCGACCAGCAGGGCCGGGTTGGCGGCGGCAGCCTGGGTATCGGCTTGCAGTTGTTGCAGCGCCTGCTGCACGGCGCTGGCCTGGTTGTTACCCCAGGCGTCAATCAGTTGCTGCTGTTGCAGCTGATCACGACTAGTCAGGCTGAACCACAGCAGCAGACTGCCGACCAGCAATCCCGCCAGGGCGGCAATCGCGCCTGGCAGCAGGGCTTTGTGCTCATTGCCGCGCGGGGCGGCGGTGGCGATAACCTCGACGCTGACCGGAACGGCGCTGTCGTTGTCCTTGGCGGTGCGCTTGAAGAGTTTCACCAAACGTCTCCTGGGCAATTCATCCTGGAATTAATCGGTTCAGTGGCTGCCGGAATGGCCGAAGCCGCCGGCGCCGCGCTGGCTTTCATCAAACTGTTCGACCAGTTCGAAGTGTGCCTGTACGACGGGAACCAGCATCAGCTGTGCAATTCGCTCGCCAACGGCGATGGTGAACGGCGTCTGCCCGCGGTTCCAGCAGGACACCATCAGTTCGCCCTGGTAGTCGGAGTCGATCAGACCGACCAGGTTGCCGAGCACGATGCCGTGCTTATGGCCGAGGCCCGAGCGCGGCAGGATCAACGCGGCCAGCCCTGGGTCGCCGATGTAGATCGACAGGCCGGTGGGGATCAGCAGGGTCTGCCCGGGTTCCAATACGCAGTCCTGCTTGAGCATCGCGCGCAGGTCGAGGCCCGCCGAGCCGGGGGTGGCGTACTGCGGCAGGGGAAAGTCACTGCCCAGGCGCGGGTCGAGAATCTTGGCTTGCAAAGCGTGCATGTCAGGCCCTGTGAACGGTCGGAAGTGGGTCAGGCGCGGTTGAGGCGCTCGGCGATGAAGGCTACCAGCTGACGGGCGATCTTGCCTTTGCTGGTCTGGGCAAAACTGCTGGCCTGCAACTCGCGGTCGATGATGGTGATGGCGTTTTCCTCGCTGTTGAAGCCGATGCTGGGGTTGGCCACGTCATTGGCGACAATCAGGTCGAGGTTCTTGTCCTTCAGCTTGCGCGCCGCGTAGCCGAGCAGGTTCTCGGTCTCGGCGGCAAAGCCCACGCTGAACGGGCGATCGGCACGGCCGGTAAGGGTGGCGAGGACATCCGGGTTGCGCACCAGTTGCAGGAGCAGGCCATCGCCGGTGGTGGGGTCCTTCTTCAACTTGTGCTGGGCAACCACTTCCGGGCGGTAGTCGGCGACGGCGGCGGAGGCGATCAACACGTCGCAGGGCATGGCGGCTTCACAGGCGGCGAGCATGTCGCGGGCGCTGACCACGTCGATGCGGTCGACCCGGTCCGGGGTGGGCAGGTGCACCGGGCCGGTGATCAGGGTCACCTTGGCGCCGGCTTCCACCGCGGCTTCGGCCAGGGCGAAGCCCATCCTGCCGGAGCTGTGGTTGGTGATGTAACGCACCGGATCGATGTTTTCCTGGGTCGGCCCGGCGGTGATCAGCACGTGCTTGCCGCTCAGGCTCTGGCGCTGGAAGCAGTCGGCGGCGCGCTGTGCCAGCTCTTCCGCTTCGAGCATACG encodes:
- the argB gene encoding acetylglutamate kinase: MTLERDAATNVAKVLSEALPYIRRFVGKTLVIKYGGNAMESEELKEGFARDIVLMKAVGINPVVVHGGGPQIGDLLKRLSIESHFIDGMRVTDTATMDVVEMVLGGQVNKSIVNLINRHGGSAIGLTGKDAELIRAKKLQVTRKTPEMTQPEIIDIGHVGEVVGVNTDLLNMLVKGDFIPVIAPIGVGADGESYNINADLVAGKVAEALKAEKLMLLTNIAGLLDKQGEVLTGLTTEQVDSLIADGTIYGGMLPKIRCALEAVQGGVTSAHIIDGRVPNAVLLEIFTDSGVGTLISNRKHHR
- the algC gene encoding phosphomannomutase/phosphoglucomutase, which produces MASARQTPPKLPASIFRAYDIRGVVGDTLTSEAAYWIGRAIGSESLAKGEPCVAVGRDGRLSGPELVQQLIQGLLDCGCQVTDIGMVPTPVLYFATNVLEGKSGVMLTGSHNPPDYNGFKIVIAGDTQANEQIQALKTRIDSNDLASGVGTIEQLDILDRYFRQIRDDIALAKPMKVVVDCGNGVAGVIAPQLIEALGCTVIPLFCEVDGNFPNHHPDPGKPENLVDLIARVKAEGADLGLAFDGDGDRVGVVTNAGNMVFPDRLMMLFSKDVVSRNPGADIIYDVKCTRRLGALISGYGGRPVMWKTGHSLIKKKMKETGALLAGEMSGHIFFKERWFGFDDGIYSAARLLEILSQEKRNSEQVFAAFPADISTPEINITVTDENKFRLIDRLQRDGVWGDANLTTLDGVRVDYQKGWGLVRASNTTPVLVLRFEAETQEELERIKEVFRAQLYTVAPELNLPF
- the dut gene encoding dUTP diphosphatase — its product is MHALQAKILDPRLGSDFPLPQYATPGSAGLDLRAMLKQDCVLEPGQTLLIPTGLSIYIGDPGLAALILPRSGLGHKHGIVLGNLVGLIDSDYQGELMVSCWNRGQTPFTIAVGERIAQLMLVPVVQAHFELVEQFDESQRGAGGFGHSGSH
- the coaBC gene encoding bifunctional phosphopantothenoylcysteine decarboxylase/phosphopantothenate--cysteine ligase CoaBC produces the protein MQRLYRKRIVLGVGGGIAAYKSAELVRRLRDQGAEVRVVMTRGGREFITPLTLQALSGHPVHLDLLDPEAEAAMGHIELAKWADLVLIAPATADLMARLAQGVADDLLTTLVLATDAPVALAPAMNQAMWRDPATQANAQLLESRGLRLFGPAAGSQACGDVGLGRMLEAEELAQRAADCFQRQSLSGKHVLITAGPTQENIDPVRYITNHSSGRMGFALAEAAVEAGAKVTLITGPVHLPTPDRVDRIDVVSARDMLAACEAAMPCDVLIASAAVADYRPEVVAQHKLKKDPTTGDGLLLQLVRNPDVLATLTGRADRPFSVGFAAETENLLGYAARKLKDKNLDLIVANDVANPSIGFNSEENAITIIDRELQASSFAQTSKGKIARQLVAFIAERLNRA
- a CDS encoding DUF4124 domain-containing protein; protein product: MLKPAVLCWTLCWALWSSLVAATEMYRYVDERGVTVIDRLGVPPEHVARGYEVLNEQGRVIKVVPPAPSAEERQRLAEEKAKASSDAQLLRIYSEVGDVDRARDRKLAELDGAISVAQSNLQSLRTQQGSLQAKAAEFERAGRQVPEHLLVQIENLKIEQAGVEKDISRYRETRLSEEAAFAADRARLLELRGR